A genomic segment from Falsibacillus pallidus encodes:
- a CDS encoding XdhC family protein: MHSFFSILKEAVASDEQKVLALIVHVEGSAYLKEGSCMLFGPGGIRKGMISAGCLEEDLAYHAEDLLASGCSGKTLIYSLESEDDSGWGRGSGCSGTLFIFLQAIDRMLQNEFKILDKSLYNGNSIYWTIYFSPHFDYMGHDFQESEKQVSLPSGLMNRTSDSEHLIIYQQLLTPQQRVILFGGGKDAEPLCRLASQCGFSVIVCDNREDRLQGLHFPEADQLILGSPESCMKRIHLKDDDLVVIMTHQFQTDKDILDQLQKTGSHLKYIGILGSRKRTEKLLQDHHFENIYSPIGINIGAKGPEQIAVAIMAEIISIVHS, translated from the coding sequence TTGCACTCTTTTTTCTCGATTCTTAAGGAAGCCGTTGCCAGTGATGAACAAAAGGTATTGGCGTTGATCGTCCATGTGGAGGGATCAGCCTATTTGAAAGAAGGAAGCTGCATGCTGTTTGGTCCCGGAGGAATTAGGAAAGGGATGATATCAGCTGGTTGTCTGGAAGAAGATTTAGCCTATCATGCAGAGGATCTATTAGCATCCGGATGTTCAGGAAAAACATTGATCTATTCATTGGAAAGCGAAGATGATTCCGGATGGGGGAGGGGTTCTGGCTGCAGCGGAACCCTATTCATTTTTCTTCAAGCGATCGACAGGATGCTGCAGAACGAATTTAAAATACTTGATAAAAGTTTGTACAATGGAAATTCAATCTATTGGACAATATATTTTTCTCCTCATTTTGACTATATGGGACACGATTTTCAGGAGAGCGAAAAGCAAGTTTCCCTCCCTTCCGGCTTAATGAACCGGACATCTGATTCTGAACATCTGATTATCTATCAACAATTGTTAACACCCCAGCAAAGGGTGATTTTATTTGGCGGAGGCAAGGATGCGGAACCTTTATGCCGCCTTGCCTCTCAATGCGGGTTTTCGGTTATTGTCTGTGACAACAGAGAAGATCGTCTTCAGGGTCTTCATTTTCCTGAGGCAGATCAGCTTATTTTAGGTTCTCCGGAAAGCTGTATGAAAAGGATTCATTTAAAAGATGACGATCTTGTGGTCATCATGACGCATCAATTCCAGACTGATAAAGATATACTTGATCAGCTGCAGAAAACGGGAAGTCATTTGAAGTATATTGGAATACTTGGTTCGAGGAAAAGAACGGAGAAATTGCTTCAAGACCACCATTTTGAAAATATTTATTCGCCGATCGGAATCAATATCGGGGCAAAAGGACCTGAACAAATTGCGGTTGCGATCATGGCTGAAATCATCTCCATCGTTCATTCGTGA
- a CDS encoding YceG family protein: MNDSIMPIPLNFSLDDWQTIMKKPLPQREGYKKEENNLTFGHVAARMLGTHLSEDQYLEELYDAIHSEEVKAHLLNEELDKSIDPARFQSIQRILMIHQEERLSVNRFLAFLDGERLIPQTQNRRVYFHLRNALMTYLQTFEAKHAQGMADSGFRRAIVDMVKWLWNHLDPWLNQNDFIHETPQVIWYGDASESESYFLYYLILVGCDVLIFHPEGKDILQSIDEDQKVSKVLQYPSKGELQPFPKTRPVRKSTVAYRASQEIDKVMHSDGSMLYKPWQFRNYDPVSVTLKTTYDELFILIKEKSFIRPNFEVSDKKVHIPALFAKVQGISKNRKQYWDRIQTVTDMDNALTVRRFPFTKEINANLLFHYRNALNSDGILEPEQIIHSNWWKYKELPSGLQLGIASAVSRYCAKPRIKPLPHEKLEQLQLFLFAQAMAIPEDVSKLLQRFDYAQDVPKLILYNTEKNGKMSRCDAALIALLNEIGIDIVIFNPPGQNDIELYMNEKYFDTHWLEEVSFEEEFKEASVFKKIIKKIF; encoded by the coding sequence ATGAATGATTCCATTATGCCGATCCCGCTTAATTTCAGCTTAGACGATTGGCAAACCATAATGAAAAAGCCGCTTCCACAGCGTGAGGGCTATAAAAAAGAAGAGAATAACCTGACATTCGGACATGTTGCTGCCCGGATGCTCGGGACCCATCTATCTGAGGACCAGTACCTGGAAGAACTTTATGATGCCATCCACAGCGAAGAAGTAAAAGCGCACCTACTGAATGAAGAGCTGGACAAATCAATTGATCCTGCCCGTTTTCAATCCATCCAGCGGATTTTGATGATCCATCAGGAAGAACGCTTATCTGTCAATCGATTCCTTGCATTTTTGGATGGAGAGCGCCTGATTCCTCAGACGCAAAACAGAAGAGTATATTTTCATTTAAGAAACGCATTGATGACATACTTGCAGACATTTGAAGCAAAGCATGCACAAGGCATGGCAGATTCCGGATTTCGGAGGGCCATAGTGGATATGGTTAAGTGGCTGTGGAATCATTTAGATCCATGGCTGAATCAAAATGATTTTATCCATGAAACTCCACAGGTCATTTGGTACGGGGATGCTTCAGAAAGTGAAAGTTATTTTTTATATTACTTGATTCTTGTAGGATGCGACGTCTTGATCTTTCATCCTGAAGGAAAGGACATTCTCCAATCCATAGATGAAGATCAAAAGGTTTCAAAAGTGCTTCAGTACCCATCAAAAGGGGAGCTGCAGCCCTTCCCTAAAACCAGACCGGTCCGAAAATCAACCGTCGCCTACAGGGCGTCACAGGAAATCGACAAAGTGATGCACTCTGATGGCTCCATGCTATACAAGCCATGGCAGTTCAGGAATTATGATCCGGTGTCGGTAACTTTGAAGACGACTTATGACGAACTGTTCATTCTCATCAAAGAAAAATCCTTTATCCGGCCTAATTTTGAAGTGTCAGATAAGAAAGTTCATATCCCTGCGTTATTCGCAAAGGTCCAGGGGATATCCAAAAACCGTAAACAATATTGGGATCGTATTCAAACCGTTACGGATATGGATAACGCTTTAACCGTCCGCCGTTTTCCTTTTACAAAAGAAATCAACGCGAATTTATTATTCCATTATCGAAACGCATTAAATTCCGATGGTATTCTTGAACCTGAACAGATCATCCATTCCAACTGGTGGAAATATAAAGAGCTTCCATCAGGGCTTCAGCTGGGAATCGCTTCAGCCGTATCCAGATATTGCGCGAAGCCGAGAATTAAGCCTCTCCCCCATGAAAAATTGGAGCAGCTGCAGCTTTTTCTCTTTGCCCAGGCCATGGCCATTCCGGAAGACGTGTCAAAGCTCCTCCAGAGGTTTGACTATGCTCAGGATGTCCCTAAACTGATTCTCTACAATACAGAGAAAAATGGCAAAATGTCCAGATGCGATGCAGCTTTGATTGCTTTGTTAAATGAGATAGGGATTGATATTGTCATTTTCAATCCACCGGGCCAAAATGACATTGAACTTTATATGAATGAGAAATACTTCGACACCCACTGGCTTGAAGAAGTCAGCTTCGAAGAGGAATTCAAGGAAGCTTCCGTTTTTAAGAAAATCATTAAAAAAATCTTTTAA
- a CDS encoding TerD family protein: MAINLSKGQKVDLTKTNPGLTNIVVGLGWDTNRYDGGHDFDLDSSVFLLNAQGKCAAESDFIFYNNPTGANGSVNHEGDNRTGEGAGDDETVKVNLASVPGSIERIVFAITIHDAEQRGQNFGQVANSYARIVNEANGEELIRYDLGEDFSIETALVVGELYRHNGEWKFNAIGSGYQGGLASLVKDFGLDV, from the coding sequence ATGGCAATTAATCTATCTAAAGGGCAAAAGGTTGATTTGACAAAAACAAATCCGGGATTGACAAACATTGTGGTCGGACTTGGATGGGATACGAACAGATACGACGGAGGACACGATTTCGATTTGGATTCTTCCGTATTCCTTTTGAATGCACAAGGTAAATGTGCAGCTGAATCTGATTTTATTTTCTACAATAATCCTACTGGTGCGAATGGTTCAGTTAACCACGAAGGGGATAACCGTACTGGAGAAGGCGCAGGAGACGACGAAACAGTCAAAGTGAATCTCGCTTCAGTTCCTGGATCTATTGAACGCATCGTATTCGCAATTACCATTCATGATGCAGAGCAGCGCGGCCAAAACTTCGGCCAGGTGGCGAATTCCTACGCGAGGATCGTCAATGAAGCAAATGGAGAAGAGCTGATCCGCTACGACCTTGGGGAAGATTTCTCCATTGAGACAGCACTTGTCGTAGGTGAATTATACCGCCATAATGGCGAATGGAAATTCAATGCCATTGGAAGTGGATACCAGGGCGGGCTTGCTTCACTTGTAAAAGACTTCGGATTAGACGTGTAA
- a CDS encoding TerC family protein gives MTEFFNELFHSYSSFFSIEMFEKVVTDPASWGIIGSLVILEGLLSADNALVLAVLVKHLPQRQQKKALFYGIIGAYIFRFLAIGLGVFLIEITWIKVLGGLYLLYLAYSHFRKKEEDKEIEPKQMGFWRTVLTVELMDIAFSIDSVIAAFGVSDQIWVLLLGGMLGVLMMRGVAQLFLALIERIPEFEATAFILIAVIGVKMIAASFGFHVEEIIFFSILIAIFAGTFFIHVLKKRAKESEAGK, from the coding sequence ATGACTGAATTCTTCAACGAGCTCTTTCATAGCTACTCTTCCTTCTTTTCAATTGAAATGTTCGAAAAAGTAGTGACCGATCCTGCCAGCTGGGGGATCATTGGAAGCCTGGTCATTTTGGAGGGGCTTTTATCAGCAGATAATGCTCTAGTCTTAGCCGTACTGGTGAAGCACCTTCCGCAAAGACAGCAAAAGAAAGCTCTATTTTATGGAATTATCGGTGCCTATATTTTTCGTTTCCTTGCAATCGGACTGGGTGTATTTTTGATTGAAATTACATGGATAAAAGTTCTTGGCGGATTATATCTTCTTTATCTTGCCTATTCCCACTTTCGCAAAAAAGAAGAAGATAAGGAAATTGAGCCGAAACAGATGGGCTTTTGGCGGACCGTATTGACGGTAGAGCTGATGGACATCGCCTTTAGTATTGACAGCGTGATCGCTGCTTTTGGGGTATCGGATCAAATATGGGTCCTCCTTCTGGGAGGGATGCTCGGTGTATTGATGATGCGTGGGGTAGCACAGCTTTTCCTGGCATTGATTGAGCGAATCCCAGAGTTTGAAGCTACCGCATTCATTCTCATTGCTGTCATTGGGGTTAAAATGATAGCTGCATCATTCGGATTTCATGTGGAAGAAATTATTTTCTTCAGCATCCTTATCGCAATCTTCGCCGGAACCTTCTTTATTCATGTATTGAAGAAAAGAGCAAAAGAATCAGAAGCAGGTAAATAA
- a CDS encoding toxic anion resistance protein: MSNLTSVQDLTQLQNLNLDQKEEVMQNSTLQLKEKMKNDPEVQRIAQNIDDKNQIALLEYGKETANEISAFSGRVLNSIKSSSMEESSVLLKQLGKIMDKFDSKDFVEDKGLISKLFNRGQKMIEKLFSKYQTMGSEIDKVYVEITKYETEMKKSTQTLEQLYEQNFQYYLELEKYISAGEVKLEELKNRIPQLEQRVASGDQLAGMELDSLKNAVELLDQRVYDLEMAKQVSFQSAPQIRMLQRGNTKLIGKINSAFVTTIPIFKNSLINAISAKRQNLVAQSMNELDKRTNEMLLRNAQNISQQSVDIARMAGRPSIKLETMEETWNIIVKGMQETKAIEEENKRLREEGRTRLAQLQDNYEKMKMKQ; this comes from the coding sequence ATGTCAAATTTAACTTCTGTTCAGGATCTTACGCAGCTGCAGAATCTTAATCTTGATCAAAAAGAAGAGGTTATGCAAAATAGTACACTGCAATTGAAGGAAAAGATGAAGAATGATCCTGAAGTGCAGCGAATTGCTCAAAATATCGATGATAAGAACCAAATCGCACTATTAGAATATGGAAAAGAAACGGCTAATGAGATATCTGCTTTTTCTGGCCGAGTCTTGAATTCCATTAAGTCAAGCAGCATGGAAGAATCGAGTGTACTACTTAAGCAGCTTGGTAAAATAATGGATAAATTCGACAGCAAAGATTTTGTGGAAGATAAAGGCTTGATATCTAAACTGTTTAACCGCGGACAGAAAATGATTGAAAAATTATTCAGCAAATATCAGACGATGGGATCGGAAATTGATAAGGTATATGTTGAAATCACAAAGTATGAAACAGAAATGAAAAAGTCTACACAAACACTTGAACAGTTATACGAACAAAATTTCCAATATTATTTGGAACTTGAAAAATACATCAGTGCCGGAGAAGTGAAACTGGAAGAACTGAAGAATCGCATCCCTCAGCTTGAGCAGCGAGTCGCGAGCGGTGATCAGCTTGCAGGAATGGAGCTTGACTCACTGAAGAATGCTGTGGAACTTCTTGACCAAAGAGTTTATGATCTGGAAATGGCAAAGCAGGTTTCTTTCCAATCTGCTCCGCAAATCAGGATGCTTCAAAGAGGAAACACAAAATTGATCGGAAAAATAAACTCTGCCTTCGTCACAACGATTCCTATTTTCAAGAACAGCTTGATTAATGCTATTTCTGCAAAAAGGCAGAATTTAGTGGCGCAATCCATGAATGAACTTGATAAGCGTACGAATGAAATGCTTTTACGCAATGCGCAAAATATTTCACAGCAAAGTGTGGACATTGCCCGCATGGCCGGCAGACCAAGCATCAAGCTTGAGACAATGGAAGAAACGTGGAATATCATCGTAAAAGGAATGCAGGAAACAAAAGCAATCGAAGAGGAAAATAAACGCCTTCGCGAAGAAGGAAGAACACGATTGGCACAGCTCCAGGATAATTATGAAAAAATGAAAATGAAGCAATAG
- a CDS encoding DUF1206 domain-containing protein codes for MNKMNTTEKQKDKARPWIRKFARLGYFAKGFVYILIGILTMMAAIGVGGNKKGAEGAFASVAKEPYGEVLLWIISVGLVCYVGWRLIQVFIDPEDRGFGVKGLGAKIGYFISGALYVGLTYKAIKIAMHAGSSSSDSKKTVMAKLIQHDWGQWLIGLLGAGIAIYGLYQFYFAYKEKFAERFKKYEMSAKELKLGLKTGKLGLSSRGIVFCMIGYFLIQTALTAKPDEATDFDGALLKISQQPFGQWLLGLLAIGLLLYGVFQIVKGKNRHMRVL; via the coding sequence ATGAACAAAATGAATACAACCGAAAAACAAAAGGATAAAGCAAGACCATGGATACGTAAATTTGCCAGACTCGGCTATTTTGCCAAAGGGTTTGTGTATATTTTAATTGGGATATTAACCATGATGGCCGCCATCGGTGTAGGCGGAAATAAAAAAGGGGCAGAAGGGGCTTTTGCTTCGGTCGCAAAAGAGCCTTATGGTGAAGTGCTGCTATGGATCATTTCTGTCGGATTGGTATGCTACGTTGGATGGAGGTTGATCCAGGTGTTCATCGATCCGGAAGATCGCGGGTTCGGGGTAAAAGGACTTGGCGCGAAAATCGGCTACTTTATCAGTGGCGCTTTATATGTAGGATTAACCTATAAAGCCATAAAAATCGCTATGCATGCAGGCTCAAGCAGCTCTGATTCGAAAAAAACAGTCATGGCTAAGCTGATTCAGCATGATTGGGGACAGTGGCTGATTGGATTGCTTGGAGCGGGAATCGCCATATATGGTTTATACCAATTTTACTTTGCTTATAAAGAAAAGTTTGCCGAGAGGTTCAAAAAATATGAAATGAGTGCCAAGGAACTTAAACTTGGTTTGAAAACCGGAAAGCTTGGACTTTCATCAAGAGGCATCGTATTTTGTATGATCGGCTATTTTTTGATTCAAACAGCCCTCACTGCAAAGCCGGATGAAGCAACCGATTTTGACGGCGCCCTACTGAAGATTTCTCAGCAGCCATTTGGGCAATGGCTCCTCGGCTTATTGGCCATAGGACTGCTGCTATACGGAGTGTTTCAAATCGTTAAAGGGAAAAATCGTCATATGAGGGTTTTATAA
- a CDS encoding cysteine protease StiP family protein, whose protein sequence is MSLTENKIGSYSEKDVIFLLKDLKQANLEGRTEEREAVIQSGIHYSESLPKEKLPSQSYLSLFHESLAASKREAARLVSILSERILNQRGKNIVLVSLARAGTPVGILIKRYIAIKYGIELPHYSVSIIRGRGIDANAIKYICSMHPLSDIQFIDGWTGKGAIQRELTRSVDSLNDECNLGLKDSLAVLCDPGDCAALYGTKKDFFLPSSCLNATVSGLISRTVLNQQYISSDDFHGAKYYREWMEHDLSIYFIDEISSQFPEIIHSHPRNEIGLSKELDEPGWKGIQDVLKIQKEFKIDDTNLIKPGIGETTRVLLRRMPWKILIGERGNESLNHILMLAEERKVPVEYYEGMSYACCGIIQSVKGV, encoded by the coding sequence ATGTCGCTGACAGAAAATAAAATTGGCAGCTATTCAGAAAAAGATGTCATTTTTCTATTGAAGGATCTTAAACAGGCCAATCTTGAAGGCAGGACAGAAGAAAGGGAGGCTGTTATTCAGAGCGGCATCCATTATTCTGAATCACTGCCAAAAGAGAAGCTTCCTTCTCAGTCTTATTTATCCCTTTTTCATGAATCTCTTGCAGCATCGAAAAGGGAAGCAGCGAGACTGGTATCGATCCTCAGTGAAAGAATTCTGAATCAAAGGGGCAAGAATATCGTCCTTGTATCCCTTGCGAGAGCAGGTACACCTGTTGGAATCCTTATAAAAAGGTATATAGCAATCAAATACGGCATTGAACTCCCGCATTATAGTGTTTCTATCATTAGGGGGAGAGGAATCGATGCTAATGCCATTAAATACATATGTTCAATGCATCCTTTAAGCGACATTCAGTTTATTGACGGATGGACAGGAAAAGGTGCTATCCAACGTGAACTGACTCGATCTGTAGATAGTTTGAATGATGAGTGCAATTTGGGATTGAAGGATTCTTTGGCAGTTCTTTGCGATCCGGGAGATTGTGCAGCATTGTATGGAACAAAAAAAGATTTTTTCCTGCCAAGTTCTTGCTTGAATGCAACTGTATCTGGCCTGATCAGTAGAACCGTTCTTAATCAACAGTACATCTCCTCAGATGATTTTCATGGAGCCAAATATTATCGTGAATGGATGGAACATGATCTTTCAATTTATTTTATTGATGAAATATCCAGCCAGTTTCCTGAAATTATTCATTCGCACCCAAGGAATGAAATAGGTCTCAGCAAAGAACTGGATGAACCAGGATGGAAGGGCATCCAGGATGTTTTGAAAATCCAAAAGGAATTTAAAATAGATGATACGAATCTTATTAAACCTGGAATTGGTGAAACAACAAGGGTGCTGCTTCGCAGGATGCCATGGAAAATATTAATTGGTGAGAGAGGGAATGAATCCCTGAACCATATTTTGATGCTGGCAGAAGAAAGGAAAGTTCCTGTGGAATATTATGAGGGAATGTCTTATGCATGCTGCGGGATCATTCAATCCGTAAAAGGTGTCTAA
- a CDS encoding phosphoribosyltransferase family protein, which produces MDKHSLISLESRENKTCTYNIIDGLQMNITITENPYDLNPDSLFQMAARINKKRGFLFVSKVLGKHIPVQPATALAVGALLADRYIHLHHQRNHPLRNALIQSVNSGIGDPSLLPKLKETKLELPERTLFIGFAETATALGHSMFNCFQNAVYFHTTREEISYMDSVINFEEEHSHATSHRCYIKPSIVENNHPVVLVDDEMTTGKTALNIIESIHELHPRKHYTVVSILDWRSRAQKEKFREMEKKLGIEITEVSLLSGEIVPEGYPVHKNEEVEMYNEGRGTVQYHAIPSPSLHNININEGIPFLSQSGRFGITSDETSALENYLSEIGDFLKGRRKGTRTLCMGTGEFMYIPMGAAAEMGKGVFFQSTTRSPIYPHKTELYGAKSRYTFDSIETPGVVNYFYNVEKGQYDEVFLFIERGMQPQALESWLKHARNLFSFVHIVPFSK; this is translated from the coding sequence ATGGACAAACATTCATTGATCTCCTTGGAGTCAAGAGAGAACAAAACGTGTACTTATAATATTATTGATGGCTTACAGATGAACATCACCATTACGGAAAATCCGTATGATTTAAATCCAGATTCCCTTTTCCAAATGGCCGCAAGAATCAATAAAAAAAGAGGATTTCTTTTTGTCAGTAAGGTATTGGGAAAGCATATTCCTGTACAGCCTGCGACAGCTCTGGCTGTTGGGGCACTCCTGGCTGATCGATATATTCACTTACATCATCAGAGGAATCATCCTCTTCGTAATGCATTGATTCAGTCAGTCAACAGTGGAATTGGGGATCCATCCCTTCTTCCTAAATTGAAGGAGACAAAGCTCGAACTTCCTGAACGCACCTTATTTATTGGCTTTGCGGAAACGGCAACCGCGTTGGGGCATTCTATGTTTAATTGTTTCCAAAATGCTGTGTATTTCCATACTACTCGCGAGGAAATCTCGTATATGGATTCTGTTATTAATTTTGAAGAGGAGCACTCACACGCCACTTCCCATCGATGCTATATCAAACCTTCTATTGTGGAGAATAACCATCCGGTAGTATTAGTGGATGACGAAATGACAACAGGGAAGACTGCTTTGAATATCATTGAATCCATTCATGAACTTCATCCAAGGAAGCATTATACGGTCGTTTCTATCCTTGATTGGAGGTCACGGGCACAAAAAGAAAAATTCCGTGAAATGGAAAAAAAGTTAGGTATTGAAATCACGGAAGTGTCATTGCTTTCAGGTGAAATCGTCCCCGAAGGCTACCCAGTCCATAAAAATGAAGAAGTGGAGATGTATAATGAAGGCAGGGGAACCGTTCAATATCATGCCATCCCGAGTCCTTCTCTTCACAATATAAATATCAATGAAGGAATTCCATTTTTATCACAGTCAGGACGGTTCGGAATTACTTCGGACGAGACAAGCGCTTTGGAAAATTATCTATCTGAAATCGGTGATTTTTTGAAAGGTAGACGTAAAGGAACAAGAACCTTATGCATGGGGACCGGGGAGTTTATGTATATTCCAATGGGTGCGGCAGCTGAAATGGGAAAAGGAGTTTTCTTTCAATCTACCACAAGAAGCCCGATCTATCCTCACAAGACTGAATTATATGGTGCGAAGAGCCGCTATACATTTGATTCCATCGAAACCCCTGGGGTAGTGAATTATTTTTATAATGTTGAAAAGGGACAGTATGATGAAGTTTTCCTTTTCATAGAACGTGGAATGCAGCCCCAGGCATTGGAGTCCTGGCTGAAGCATGCCCGAAACCTGTTCTCCTTTGTACATATCGTTCCATTCAGCAAATAA
- a CDS encoding TerD family protein, with protein MSSISLSKGQRIDLTKTNPGLTKVIIGLGWDTNKYSGGQDFDLDACAFMCNADNKVENDNEFIFYNNLKSPNGAVEHTGDNRTGEGEGDDERMNVDFSLLPSYVEKVGITVTIHDAEARAQNFGQVSNAFVRVIDASNNREILRYDLGEDFSIETAVVVCELYKHAGEWKFNAIGSGFQGGLAALCRNYGLDV; from the coding sequence ATGTCTTCCATTTCATTATCAAAAGGACAGCGTATTGATCTTACTAAAACAAATCCCGGATTGACAAAAGTCATCATCGGCTTAGGATGGGATACAAATAAGTATTCCGGCGGCCAAGATTTTGACTTGGATGCATGTGCATTCATGTGCAACGCGGATAATAAAGTAGAGAATGACAACGAATTCATTTTCTATAACAATCTTAAAAGCCCCAACGGAGCAGTAGAACATACAGGGGATAACCGGACTGGAGAAGGAGAAGGCGACGACGAAAGAATGAACGTCGACTTCAGCCTTCTTCCTTCCTATGTCGAAAAGGTCGGCATCACAGTGACAATCCACGATGCTGAAGCGAGGGCACAGAACTTCGGGCAAGTATCCAATGCATTTGTCAGGGTTATCGATGCTTCTAATAACCGTGAAATTCTGCGCTATGACTTAGGCGAGGACTTTTCCATTGAAACGGCAGTCGTTGTTTGTGAGCTTTACAAGCATGCTGGCGAATGGAAATTCAACGCCATCGGCAGCGGATTCCAAGGCGGCCTAGCTGCTCTTTGCCGCAACTATGGATTGGATGTCTGA
- a CDS encoding TerD family protein — protein MAISLQKGQKIDLTKGRAGLSKILIGLGWDPVKKSGSGFLGGLFGGGGGSNIDCDASVLLIGENDKLEDVVYFGKKLSTCQSVRHSGDNITGEGDGDDEQIFVDLNKVPAHIHKLVFVVNIYQCVQRKQDFGMIQNAFIRVVDSSSNTELANYNLTDNYAGLTALFPGEIYRSGSEWKFSAVGQGTKDTGIDKIAAKYGR, from the coding sequence ATGGCGATATCATTACAAAAAGGACAAAAAATCGATTTAACTAAAGGTAGAGCTGGATTATCTAAAATTTTGATTGGTTTAGGCTGGGATCCAGTAAAGAAAAGCGGCTCAGGTTTTCTTGGAGGGCTTTTCGGCGGAGGCGGCGGCAGCAATATTGACTGTGACGCATCAGTGCTGCTAATAGGGGAGAATGACAAACTTGAAGATGTCGTTTACTTCGGCAAGAAATTGAGCACCTGCCAAAGTGTCCGCCACTCCGGTGACAATATCACTGGTGAAGGGGACGGGGATGATGAACAAATCTTCGTAGATTTGAATAAGGTTCCTGCCCATATACATAAGCTTGTATTTGTGGTGAATATTTATCAATGCGTTCAGCGCAAACAGGATTTCGGCATGATTCAGAACGCATTTATCCGCGTTGTTGACAGCTCCAGCAATACAGAGCTTGCAAATTATAATTTAACGGATAACTACGCCGGACTGACAGCCCTTTTCCCAGGGGAAATATACCGCAGCGGCAGTGAATGGAAATTCTCCGCTGTCGGCCAGGGTACAAAAGATACCGGAATTGATAAAATTGCGGCTAAATATGGAAGATAA
- a CDS encoding HpcH/HpaI aldolase/citrate lyase family protein, whose product MQHFSYLSDEERVQLFYKEPQPFSKDSPKELLAYSLGAALYMPGTRDSIANDILSGKYLKGRHEGLSTIVICLEDSISDSEIDSAEWNLVHQIQELTQSVERGSFRQSEIPLLFIRVRTFKQVVVLLERLGDMARNLLCGFVFPKFTPENGRLFLETLEEMNNQYQLNLYAMPILESPEIIFKEKRMETLLEIKSILDSYTNILNVRIGATDFSGLFGIRRNKDTTIYDIAVIRDCISDIINIFGRSSSQYVISGPVWEYFQGGERILKPQIRQTPFEASYGRTGFNMRAEMIERFEDGLIHEVLLDKANGLVGKTIIHPSHIKVVQAMNVVTLEEYLDAMAILNQEENVNGVIKSHYSNKMNEIKPHYNWAQVVLRKSHIFGVLQDGQTFIDLLGVKREQNVYL is encoded by the coding sequence TTGCAGCATTTTTCCTATCTCTCTGATGAGGAGAGAGTCCAACTATTCTATAAAGAACCTCAACCTTTTTCCAAAGATTCTCCAAAGGAGCTGCTGGCATACAGCCTTGGTGCTGCCCTTTATATGCCGGGTACAAGGGACAGCATTGCAAATGATATTCTTTCTGGCAAGTATTTAAAGGGGAGGCATGAAGGCCTTTCGACCATTGTCATCTGCCTGGAAGATTCCATAAGTGATAGTGAAATAGATTCTGCTGAATGGAATTTGGTCCATCAGATACAAGAATTAACGCAATCCGTTGAAAGAGGAAGCTTCAGACAATCTGAGATCCCACTTCTTTTTATAAGAGTCAGAACATTCAAACAAGTTGTGGTTTTATTGGAGCGTCTTGGAGATATGGCGAGAAATTTGCTTTGCGGATTTGTGTTTCCTAAATTCACGCCTGAAAATGGACGGCTGTTTTTAGAAACGCTGGAAGAAATGAACAATCAATATCAATTGAATCTTTATGCCATGCCTATATTGGAATCCCCTGAAATCATTTTCAAAGAGAAGCGAATGGAAACATTGTTGGAAATCAAATCCATTTTGGACTCTTATACTAATATTCTAAATGTAAGGATCGGTGCCACAGATTTCTCGGGTCTTTTTGGCATCAGGAGGAATAAGGATACTACCATCTATGATATTGCTGTCATTCGGGATTGTATTTCTGATATCATCAATATTTTTGGACGATCATCCAGCCAGTATGTTATCTCGGGGCCGGTATGGGAGTACTTCCAAGGAGGGGAGCGGATTTTAAAGCCGCAGATTCGCCAGACTCCATTCGAAGCCTCCTATGGCAGGACTGGATTTAATATGAGGGCAGAAATGATCGAACGATTTGAAGATGGCTTAATCCATGAAGTGCTGTTGGACAAGGCGAATGGGCTCGTTGGAAAAACCATCATTCACCCTTCTCACATCAAAGTGGTTCAAGCCATGAATGTCGTGACATTGGAGGAATATCTGGACGCCATGGCAATCCTGAACCAGGAGGAAAACGTAAACGGCGTCATTAAGAGCCATTATTCAAACAAAATGAACGAGATAAAACCACATTACAACTGGGCGCAGGTTGTGCTGCGCAAATCACATATTTTCGGGGTGCTGCAGGATGGACAAACATTCATTGATCTCCTTGGAGTCAAGAGAGAACAAAACGTGTACTTATAA